DNA from Globicephala melas chromosome 11, mGloMel1.2, whole genome shotgun sequence:
CCATGACTTTTGCACTTGTTTTCCCTTAAAGGCATCACATGTCCTTTCCCTcactctgtttccttcctctggATCATTCCATATATGTCTTCCTCTGACCACATCAAACCCACCTGCAGGTGCCTCACAGAGGCCCTCGGTGTTCAACAGTGTTGCCTTTGCGCACACCCTTGATGATGAAGATCGTCCCAACAATGATGCCCACCAGAGCCACAACCAGGCCCAGGGCACACACGGCGTTCTCTGTGGTCTCTGTGAGGGGGGTTGGAGCTTCATACTCTggggaaaaataaatcagagtacAGAAGTAATGCATGTGGTAGGGAGCAGCACTTAGGACCAAATATAGGGTACTTagtcaaaagaatattttttcatcAACTAAATAAGAGGAAGACAGGATGACGTATTAAGGGAATTACAGATTACAAGTGGGGAAAGCTGAGCAATGGGAGACCAGGAACAGGAATTGGAGCAGCTGTTATGAAACAGTTAGGGGACTTGTGGCCCCAAAGGGCCAGACACATGCATCACAGGAGAAAACCATAAAATACAGGAGATTGAAGGATGGTTCTTACCCCAGTGCTTGAGAAGAGGCTCCTCCAAACCCCAGTGCTCCACCTTGCAGTCATAGACATCCTCGGCTGAGGGCACGAAGGGGAGGTAGTGAAACTTGCGGAAAAGGTGGTCATTCCTGGGCAGGAAGACTGTCTCTGACACTCCTGTGGTGACAGGTTTGCCATTTTGAAGCCACGTAACATTGATCACTGGTGGAGAAAACTTGTTGATGAAACAGATGAGGACGTTGGGCTCTCCCAGTTCCACAGGGGTGTTTGAGAGCACAGTCACTTCTGGAGGTACTGGGGGACAGGTGACAGAAGTTAGCCTTCCCTGCTTAAccctgcccttctccctcccaccaagGCTGAAAAAGCAATTGAAATTGTGCCCTGAGAATCTGTGTCATGGTCTCAGATACCCAGCTCTGATACCCTCCCCCATTAACGGGAACCAACATTGAGGTGTAAGATACCCAAGGACCTCATTCCTGGCTCCCCCGGCATGGATTCAGGGCAATGACTTTATGAGAGACTGTAGATGCTAGAGACGAGATGTGAGCAcatcaagaaagaaacaaacttatAAAGTTCTTGGGCTGGTGGCATGAGAATTTGGAGCTTGCATATGGCAAGAACAGGTCCCTGGGAGGGAAAGGCAGTCACAGTAACATAACACAAAGAGCTGAAGTATCTATTTAAAGCTACAATTCCCAAGCCTAGGAGTGCAGCAGA
Protein-coding regions in this window:
- the LOC115860589 gene encoding HLA class II histocompatibility antigen, DR alpha chain, translating into MAIIGVPIPGFFITVLISLQESWAITEDHVIIQAEFSLSPYQSNEFMFDFDGDEIFHVDMEKKETVWRLKEFGNFASFQAQGALANMAVGRANLDILIKRSNHTPNTNVPPEVTVLSNTPVELGEPNVLICFINKFSPPVINVTWLQNGKPVTTGVSETVFLPRNDHLFRKFHYLPFVPSAEDVYDCKVEHWGLEEPLLKHWEYEAPTPLTETTENAVCALGLVVALVGIIVGTIFIIKGVRKGNTVEHRGPL